One window of the bacterium genome contains the following:
- a CDS encoding 4Fe-4S dicluster domain-containing protein encodes MVQIAIHDTACRGCRECVDLCPTDVLVFDEQTRRARVGEADDCIACLSCAYACPSGAFSHADYHVVKNFYRDLDFCRTMEKYL; translated from the coding sequence ATGGTTCAAATCGCTATTCATGACACCGCCTGCCGGGGCTGCCGCGAGTGCGTGGACCTCTGTCCTACGGACGTGCTGGTGTTTGACGAACAGACGCGCCGCGCCCGAGTCGGTGAGGCGGACGACTGCATCGCCTGTCTGAGCTGCGCGTACGCCTGCCCATCCGGCGCGTTCAGCCACGCCGATTATCACGTGGTCAAGAATTTCTACCGGGATCTCGACTTCTGCCGCACGATGGAGAAATACCTATGA
- a CDS encoding hydrogenase maturation protease: MSETGGGLIVCVGNSLAGDDRAGCAVHDMLSRANLPGSVTLLRLDLAGLGLLDHLKGQHLLLIVDAVQLGKPPGTVHVLDWDEIPPSSGAVSIHGIGIREAMGIAGELFADQLPQCTRLIGIEGRSFSELGAEMTAPVAAAIPRAVEEIEKQLKLAGLHDEAL, from the coding sequence ATGAGTGAAACGGGCGGCGGTTTGATTGTGTGCGTGGGAAACAGTCTGGCCGGCGATGACCGCGCCGGATGCGCGGTCCACGATATGCTTTCGCGTGCAAACCTGCCCGGCAGTGTCACCCTGCTTCGGCTGGATTTGGCCGGGTTGGGGCTCCTGGACCATTTGAAAGGCCAGCACCTCCTCTTGATCGTGGACGCCGTTCAGCTGGGAAAACCGCCCGGTACGGTTCATGTGCTGGATTGGGATGAGATTCCCCCCTCTTCCGGAGCGGTATCGATTCACGGCATTGGAATCCGTGAGGCCATGGGAATTGCCGGAGAACTATTCGCCGATCAGTTGCCGCAATGCACGCGACTGATCGGAATTGAAGGACGCAGCTTCAGCGAATTGGGGGCGGAGATGACTGCGCCGGTCGCAGCGGCCATTCCGCGAGCCGTCGAGGAAATTGAGAAGCAACTTAAGCTGGCTGGCTTACACGACGAGGCCTTATGA